GATCGGCCATCTTCAGTAGGGTCATTGCATCTGTCGTGTAAGGCTGTGAAAAGCTCCGATCTTTGATGTTATACACCCCAAAATCATGAGGTTTGACTGGGTAATTTTGtgttctttctcgatcaaagtTGAAGTATATGCAATTTGGCTGACATCCTGAATACTCTGAAGCCAACACAGATATCGTAGAGTTATCACCCAAAAAGATAGCAACATCACCCAATGTCTTTTTCTGAATCCACTTACATTTTCCAAAGTCCAATTTGAAAATCTTGAAGTTTGTTGTCTCGCGTGTGCATGCTTCatgatcaaaatcaaaataccTCATGACCATTATAAATTCCCCTTCGTTTAAATTCACGATATATGCCTTGCTTCTATATAACTTTAGTTGTTTCATCTCGTGTGCACTAATCTTTACATCTGAGTATGACTGAGTAGTAATATCAAAAGATAaaagtttggtccaaaaatCGACCGCATAAATTTTATTCTCAATGGAGACAACTTCTTGAATCAGCGAATACCTTTCATCAACAAAAGTCCACGTTGTGTCCTTGCCAAGTCTAATAAATGCTAATTGACACCTATCCTCGACTATGAGAGTAACAATGCATTCGCTTGCATTTAATATTGGGTCTGCAGAAATCGAAGCCTTGAAAACATAATTGTTACAATCTACAGCCCATGCCTCTTCGTCCATCCAATCTGGAAGAGTTAATTGAGGAAGACGAATGGttgagttttctttctttttcatcccTATGACCCTGAAGAACGGATTTATTAGGGTTATTGCAAAATTCTTCTCTACGACTATTAACCAACCTTTGGAAGACCCACAAAATCTCTTATTTGGCACTCTTACTTGCAAATCCAGTAGCTTGTCATCCATGACATTGTATACTCtccatatatttttattgccgGTTGGAATCAAAAGCAGTGGAGGAGAACGATGACAACTTGACATCTTAGCAAATTGTTTTTGATTAGCCTTTGCCACACCGTGCCATGACATACAAACAATACTGGATTGCACATAGTCTAGCGGTGACGCTAATCTCTCAAAAACTAAACTCAAAAGATGGTGAGGCAATCCTGCCCAATCtagaagaaaaacagaagaaaaaagaacgtTAGAGAGATAACAAGGAAGAAGAATGAAACGGTCCAAACTAGATTTTGGTTTATGTGTTAACTAAAACACCCTTGAAATAAAAACAGTGTTATTCACTTAATAATGAGTACAAATTGCAATAGCTACGCAAGAATTTGTTtaagaaaactaaaagaaataaGGAATATAAGAAGACAATAATTTGTTTGAGAAAATTTTACCTGAAGTCATACTCTAAAATCCAGAAGAAGAATTTTCTTACGTGCACCAAGAAGATTGAAAGAAGCTGCCCATTAATcaccaaattttctta
The Prunus dulcis chromosome 2, ALMONDv2, whole genome shotgun sequence DNA segment above includes these coding regions:
- the LOC117618350 gene encoding probable F-box protein At1g44080, with product MDDKLLDLQVRVPNKRFCGSSKGWLIVVEKNFAITLINPFFRVIGMKKKENSTIRLPQLTLPDWMDEEAWAVDCNNYVFKASISADPILNASECIVTLIVEDRCQLAFIRLGKDTTWTFVDERYSLIQEVVSIENKIYAVDFWTKLLSFDITTQSYSDVKISAHEMKQLKLYRSKAYIVNLNEGEFIMVMRYFDFDHEACTRETTNFKIFKLDFGKCKWIQKKTLGDVAIFLGDNSTISVLASEYSGCQPNCIYFNFDRERTQNYPVKPHDFGVYNIKDRSFSQPYTTDAMTLLKMADRPPIWVLPTFQL